A genomic region of Apteryx mantelli isolate bAptMan1 chromosome 12, bAptMan1.hap1, whole genome shotgun sequence contains the following coding sequences:
- the NT5DC2 gene encoding 5'-nucleotidase domain-containing protein 2 isoform X4, translated as MTGLSSVCAADLLPPGVCNLLNPAAIYANNEISLGDVEIYGFDYDYTLAQYSNLLHSMIFDTARDILIEQFKYPEGLGKYDYIPGFAIRGLHYDVQKSLLMKIDAFHYVQLGTAYRGLKPVPDEELIELYGGTQHIPLYQMSDFYGKECADSYWHRKHLQHGPSLKQFMDIFSLPEMTLLSSVIDYFITHGIEFDQVHLYKDISDAIKDVHVKGVMYKWIEKDLEKYILHGDEIYAVLNRLVNHNKKLFLITNSPFSFVDKGMKHMVGKNWRDLFDMVIVQADKPNFFTDRRKPFRKLDDKGSLQWDKISQLEKGKIYKEGNLFDFLRLTGWRGSKVLYFGDHLYSDLADLMLRHGWRTGAIVPELETEIRIINTEQYMHSLTWQQALTGLLERMQMYQDAESKQVLLEWMKERQEIRSLTKNLFNPQFGSIFRTFHNPTYFSRRLVRFSDIYMASISCLLNYDVNFTFYPRRTPLQHEAPLWMDQLCTGCMKTPFLEEMVHIR; from the exons ATCTTCTTCCACCAGGAGTCTGCAATCTCCTCAATCCAGCCGCTATCTACGCTAACAATGAGATCAGCCTGGGAGATGTTGAGATATATGGCTTTGACTACGATTACACATTAGCGCAATATTCTAATTTACTACACTCTATGATTTTCGACACTGCCAGAGACATCCTGATAGAACAGTTCAAG TATCCAGAAGGGCTTGGGAAGTATGACTACATTCCAGGGTTTGCCATACGTGGACTTCACTATGATGTACAAAAG AGTCTTCTGATGAAGATCGATGCTTTCCATTATGTCCAGTTGGGGACGGCATATAG AGGGCTCAAACCAGTGCCTGATGAAGAACTAATCGAACTGTACGGTGGTACACAGCACATCCCCCTGTACCAGATGAGTGACTTCTATGGCAAG GAATGTGCGGACAGCTACTGGCATCGAAAACACCTGCAGCAC GGTCCTTCGCTTAAGCAATTCATGgacattttttctcttcctgaaatGACACTGCTGTCTTCAGTCATCGATTACTTCATAACTCATGGCATTGAGTTTGACCAGGTTCATCTTTACAAGGATATATCT GATGCCATTAAAGATGTACATGTGAAAGGAGTGATGTACAAATGGATTGAAAAAGATCTGG AAAAGTATATTCTACATGGGGATGAAATCTATGCTGTCCTAAACCGACTGGTGAACCACAACAAGAAACTCTTCCTCATTACAAACAGTCCTTTTAGCTTTGT GGACAAAGGAATGAAACACATGGTTGGCAAGAACTGGCGGGATTTATTCGACATGGTCATTGTGCAAGCTGACAAGCCCAACTTCTTTACTGATAGGCGGAA ACCTTTTCGAAAACTGGATGATAAAGGCTCACTGCAGTGGGACAAAATAAGCCAGCTGGAGAAGGGAAAGATCTACAAAGAG GGTAATCTCTTCGATTTTCTAAGGCTAACTGGTTGGCGTGGGTCCAAAGTACTCTACTTTGGTGACCATCTCTACAGTGACCTTGCG GACCTCATGCTGCGTCATGGCTGGAGGACCGGAGCCATAGTGCCTGAACTGGAGACGGAAATTCGTATCATAAACACAGAACAGTACATGCACTCCCTGACCTGGCAGCAGGCTCTGACGGGGCTGCTGGAGAGAATGCAG ATGTATCAGGACGCAGAGTCAAAGCAGGTATTGCTGGAGTGGATGAAGGAGCGTCAGGAGATTAG GTCACTGACAAAGAACCTGTTCAACCCCCAGTTCGGAAGCATCTTCCGCACCTTCCACAACCCCACGTACTTCTCTCGGCGGCTGGTGCGATTCTCCGATATCTACATGGCATCCATCAGCTGCCTGCTGAACTATGATGTAAACTTCACCTTCTACCCCCGCCGCACCCCTCTGCAGCACGAGGCTCCTCTCTGGATGGATCAGCTCTGCACAGGCTGCATGAAAACCCCCTTCCTGGAGGAGATGGTGCATATCCGGTGA
- the NT5DC2 gene encoding 5'-nucleotidase domain-containing protein 2 isoform X3: MKLQTNQNRTMFREDCEPLLRFFPSTTQQSKFLGCFDQCEEAGPPRDCLPDLLPPGVCNLLNPAAIYANNEISLGDVEIYGFDYDYTLAQYSNLLHSMIFDTARDILIEQFKYPEGLGKYDYIPGFAIRGLHYDVQKSLLMKIDAFHYVQLGTAYRGLKPVPDEELIELYGGTQHIPLYQMSDFYGKECADSYWHRKHLQHGPSLKQFMDIFSLPEMTLLSSVIDYFITHGIEFDQVHLYKDISDAIKDVHVKGVMYKWIEKDLEKYILHGDEIYAVLNRLVNHNKKLFLITNSPFSFVDKGMKHMVGKNWRDLFDMVIVQADKPNFFTDRRKPFRKLDDKGSLQWDKISQLEKGKIYKEGNLFDFLRLTGWRGSKVLYFGDHLYSDLADLMLRHGWRTGAIVPELETEIRIINTEQYMHSLTWQQALTGLLERMQMYQDAESKQVLLEWMKERQEIRSLTKNLFNPQFGSIFRTFHNPTYFSRRLVRFSDIYMASISCLLNYDVNFTFYPRRTPLQHEAPLWMDQLCTGCMKTPFLEEMVHIR, translated from the exons ATCTTCTTCCACCAGGAGTCTGCAATCTCCTCAATCCAGCCGCTATCTACGCTAACAATGAGATCAGCCTGGGAGATGTTGAGATATATGGCTTTGACTACGATTACACATTAGCGCAATATTCTAATTTACTACACTCTATGATTTTCGACACTGCCAGAGACATCCTGATAGAACAGTTCAAG TATCCAGAAGGGCTTGGGAAGTATGACTACATTCCAGGGTTTGCCATACGTGGACTTCACTATGATGTACAAAAG AGTCTTCTGATGAAGATCGATGCTTTCCATTATGTCCAGTTGGGGACGGCATATAG AGGGCTCAAACCAGTGCCTGATGAAGAACTAATCGAACTGTACGGTGGTACACAGCACATCCCCCTGTACCAGATGAGTGACTTCTATGGCAAG GAATGTGCGGACAGCTACTGGCATCGAAAACACCTGCAGCAC GGTCCTTCGCTTAAGCAATTCATGgacattttttctcttcctgaaatGACACTGCTGTCTTCAGTCATCGATTACTTCATAACTCATGGCATTGAGTTTGACCAGGTTCATCTTTACAAGGATATATCT GATGCCATTAAAGATGTACATGTGAAAGGAGTGATGTACAAATGGATTGAAAAAGATCTGG AAAAGTATATTCTACATGGGGATGAAATCTATGCTGTCCTAAACCGACTGGTGAACCACAACAAGAAACTCTTCCTCATTACAAACAGTCCTTTTAGCTTTGT GGACAAAGGAATGAAACACATGGTTGGCAAGAACTGGCGGGATTTATTCGACATGGTCATTGTGCAAGCTGACAAGCCCAACTTCTTTACTGATAGGCGGAA ACCTTTTCGAAAACTGGATGATAAAGGCTCACTGCAGTGGGACAAAATAAGCCAGCTGGAGAAGGGAAAGATCTACAAAGAG GGTAATCTCTTCGATTTTCTAAGGCTAACTGGTTGGCGTGGGTCCAAAGTACTCTACTTTGGTGACCATCTCTACAGTGACCTTGCG GACCTCATGCTGCGTCATGGCTGGAGGACCGGAGCCATAGTGCCTGAACTGGAGACGGAAATTCGTATCATAAACACAGAACAGTACATGCACTCCCTGACCTGGCAGCAGGCTCTGACGGGGCTGCTGGAGAGAATGCAG ATGTATCAGGACGCAGAGTCAAAGCAGGTATTGCTGGAGTGGATGAAGGAGCGTCAGGAGATTAG GTCACTGACAAAGAACCTGTTCAACCCCCAGTTCGGAAGCATCTTCCGCACCTTCCACAACCCCACGTACTTCTCTCGGCGGCTGGTGCGATTCTCCGATATCTACATGGCATCCATCAGCTGCCTGCTGAACTATGATGTAAACTTCACCTTCTACCCCCGCCGCACCCCTCTGCAGCACGAGGCTCCTCTCTGGATGGATCAGCTCTGCACAGGCTGCATGAAAACCCCCTTCCTGGAGGAGATGGTGCATATCCGGTGA